The following are from one region of the Sulfurimicrobium lacus genome:
- the rlmD gene encoding 23S rRNA (uracil(1939)-C(5))-methyltransferase RlmD, with the protein MTDSVPYASIESLDHEGRGIAHVEGKVIFIEGALPGEKVTYSVFKKKPSYEMATMKEVVLASFMRVSPKCPHFGVCGGCSLQHLEESAQMAAKQRVLEDDLWHIGKVRAEEILPAIHGEAWGYRQRARISVKDMSRRKGKVLVGFHEKRSSFVVDMHRCEVLPPHISALIEPLGELIGKLSIRERVPQIEIALGQDVNVLVLRILDPLSPADETLLKDFADRHEVQFWTQTKGPDTVHPFYPLDAPALNYTLPEFGITMPFKPTEFTQVNPVINRLLVRRAIGLLDPQPGERIADLFCGLGNFTLPIAHRGAHVVGVEGSAALVARAIANAAYNGLAERTEYRQADLFQATAHSLAALGHFDKMLIDPPRDGAAEVIKALAGRGPRRIVYISCNPSTLARDAALLVHEQGYTLKAAGVANMFPHTAHVESIALFEKQGFAA; encoded by the coding sequence ATGACCGATAGCGTACCGTACGCCAGCATTGAATCCCTGGATCACGAAGGACGTGGCATTGCGCACGTCGAAGGCAAGGTGATCTTTATCGAGGGCGCGCTGCCCGGCGAAAAAGTCACCTATTCCGTATTCAAGAAAAAGCCCAGTTACGAAATGGCCACCATGAAGGAGGTCGTCCTTGCCAGCTTCATGCGCGTCAGCCCGAAATGTCCTCACTTCGGCGTGTGCGGCGGCTGCAGCCTGCAGCACCTGGAAGAATCCGCCCAGATGGCGGCGAAGCAGCGCGTGCTCGAGGACGACCTGTGGCATATAGGCAAGGTCAGGGCGGAGGAAATCCTCCCCGCCATCCACGGCGAAGCCTGGGGCTACCGCCAGCGCGCCAGAATCTCGGTAAAGGACATGTCGCGCCGGAAAGGCAAGGTGCTGGTGGGCTTCCACGAGAAGCGCAGCAGCTTCGTGGTCGACATGCACCGCTGCGAAGTGCTGCCGCCGCACATTTCCGCCCTGATCGAACCGCTCGGCGAACTGATTGGCAAGCTGTCCATCCGCGAACGCGTGCCGCAGATCGAGATCGCCCTGGGTCAGGACGTGAACGTGCTGGTGCTGCGCATTCTGGATCCTCTTTCGCCCGCCGACGAAACCCTGCTGAAGGATTTCGCCGACCGGCATGAGGTGCAGTTCTGGACCCAGACCAAGGGGCCGGACACGGTGCATCCGTTCTATCCCCTCGATGCGCCGGCGCTGAATTACACCCTGCCGGAGTTCGGCATCACCATGCCGTTCAAACCGACCGAATTCACCCAGGTCAACCCGGTCATCAACCGCCTGCTGGTACGCCGCGCCATCGGCCTGCTCGACCCGCAGCCCGGCGAACGCATCGCCGACCTGTTCTGCGGCCTGGGAAATTTTACCCTGCCCATCGCGCACCGCGGAGCCCACGTGGTCGGCGTGGAAGGCAGCGCCGCCCTGGTGGCGCGCGCCATAGCCAACGCCGCATACAACGGCCTAGCCGAGCGTACCGAATATCGCCAGGCCGACCTGTTTCAGGCGACAGCGCATAGCCTGGCCGCGCTGGGCCACTTCGACAAAATGCTGATCGACCCGCCTCGCGACGGCGCGGCGGAAGTGATCAAGGCGCTCGCAGGCCGGGGCCCGCGACGCATCGTTTATATTTCCTGCAACCCCTCCACCCTCGCCCGGGATGCCGCCCTGCTGGTGCATGAACAGGGCTACACGCTCAAGGCCGCCGGCGTGGCCAACATGTTCCCGCATACCGCCCACGTGGAGTCGATCGCCCTGTTCGAGAAACAAGGCTTCGCCGCATAG
- a CDS encoding VanZ family protein has protein sequence MNYRTTWLFAGWLLVVLIGYLSLMPSPPTPLSFPHADKLEHLVAYAALTGWFCQIYPVRRQRLYLALAAIAYGGAIELLQGWSGYRSAEWLDLLADSLGVALGWLLNTTSLQFLLTRFDARLTSLHDR, from the coding sequence ATGAATTACCGCACCACATGGCTTTTTGCCGGCTGGCTTCTGGTCGTCCTGATCGGCTATTTGTCGCTCATGCCCTCGCCGCCCACGCCCCTGAGCTTTCCCCATGCCGACAAACTGGAACACCTGGTCGCCTATGCCGCGCTGACGGGCTGGTTCTGCCAGATTTATCCCGTGCGCCGGCAGCGCCTCTATCTCGCGCTCGCCGCGATTGCCTACGGCGGGGCCATCGAGCTGCTGCAAGGCTGGAGCGGCTACCGTTCCGCCGAATGGCTGGACTTGCTTGCCGACAGCCTGGGCGTCGCGCTCGGCTGGCTGCTTAACACCACTTCCCTGCAATTCCTATTGACCCGTTTTGACGCAAGATTGACATCACTCCATGACCGATAG
- a CDS encoding 3'-5' exonuclease — translation MTPTLVFDIETVPDVAGLRTLHGLSEDMTDTQVAEMAFQQRRQSTGSDFLQLHLQRVVAISCALRERDSFRTWTLGNPEDSEAEIIRRFFEGIEKYTPQLVSWNGGGFDLPVLHYRAMIHGIQAPRYWDMGEDDREFKWNNYISRYHTRHLDLMDLIALYQPRANAPLDQIAQLCGFPGKLGMDGSKVWDAFQGGEIVAIRNYCETDVANTYLVFLRFQLMRGVLTPAQYQDECDLVRSQLGKIDATHWREFLDAWKQPA, via the coding sequence ATGACCCCTACCCTCGTTTTCGACATCGAAACCGTACCTGACGTTGCCGGGCTACGCACGCTTCACGGCCTGAGCGAGGACATGACCGACACCCAGGTCGCCGAAATGGCCTTCCAGCAGCGCCGCCAGTCCACCGGCAGCGATTTCCTGCAGCTTCACCTGCAACGCGTGGTCGCCATCTCCTGCGCCCTGCGCGAGCGCGACAGCTTCCGCACCTGGACGCTCGGCAACCCGGAAGACAGCGAAGCCGAGATCATCCGGCGCTTCTTCGAAGGTATCGAGAAATACACCCCGCAGCTGGTATCGTGGAACGGCGGCGGTTTCGACCTGCCGGTGCTGCACTACCGCGCCATGATCCACGGCATCCAGGCGCCGCGCTACTGGGACATGGGCGAGGACGACCGCGAATTCAAGTGGAACAACTACATCAGCCGCTACCACACACGCCACCTCGACCTGATGGACCTGATCGCGCTCTACCAGCCGCGCGCCAACGCCCCGCTCGACCAGATCGCGCAGCTGTGCGGCTTCCCCGGCAAGCTGGGCATGGACGGCTCCAAGGTGTGGGACGCGTTCCAGGGCGGCGAGATCGTTGCCATCCGCAACTACTGCGAAACCGATGTAGCCAACACCTACCTGGTATTCCTGCGTTTCCAGCTGATGCGCGGCGTGCTGACGCCGGCACAGTACCAGGACGAATGCGACCTGGTGCGCAGCCAGTTGGGCAAGATCGACGCGACCCACTGGCGCGAGTTTCTGGATGCCTGGAAGCAACCAGCCTGA
- a CDS encoding YdbL family protein, giving the protein MNVILRFFSLLFLAALSWAPLAHAAADLEINTPAISSLKQGMQQRHGDLAGFYASGAVGLTQDGLVAVRDPAAAPLAQRQAMNSLVAAENQDRQALYREISRANGHPEWESEVRSTFAQRWISKAAPGWWYQGPGGAWTKK; this is encoded by the coding sequence ATGAACGTCATCCTGCGCTTTTTTTCATTGTTATTTCTCGCCGCTTTGTCCTGGGCGCCGCTGGCACATGCCGCGGCCGACCTGGAAATCAACACGCCCGCCATCTCCAGCCTGAAACAGGGCATGCAGCAGCGCCATGGCGATCTGGCCGGATTTTACGCCAGCGGCGCGGTCGGCCTGACGCAGGACGGGCTGGTCGCGGTGCGCGACCCGGCTGCCGCGCCCCTGGCGCAACGGCAGGCGATGAATTCGCTGGTGGCTGCTGAGAACCAGGATCGTCAGGCGCTGTATCGCGAAATTTCCCGCGCCAACGGCCACCCGGAATGGGAAAGCGAAGTGCGCTCCACCTTCGCCCAGCGCTGGATCAGCAAGGCGGCGCCGGGATGGTGGTACCAGGGCCCGGGCGGCGCCTGGACCAAGAAGTAA